A region from the Candidatus Falkowbacteria bacterium genome encodes:
- a CDS encoding MFS transporter, whose product MKHWRRALYLMQTIEGLAGGLIGVFIPIYFLTLGYGLRDVFYFFIVNNLAILVLFLVAAAFAHRFGFAKTIGLRLLFLSANLFLLFNLKAYPNAFYLISLLSAAEIAFYWFPLHVIFAKATDHDKVDEHVSNLMALPALAKALLPFFGATITALFGFKALFVVAGVFYMASAVPLLFVGHIPVDVKISGAKIIEYVKRFKKYFAIETLLSAVGEVEGYLLPIFLFLLFKDVMAVGAVATYLSLGSALFTMIIGKYSNHGNGRAFLRAGALSMALVWLARFTAETQTAFYLLSVVAGFCGVLISVPFSSMIYRNAKDSHVEDFIIFRELPISLGRIALYLLALLIASSIKWSFVAAAVAYLALIFI is encoded by the coding sequence ATGAAACATTGGCGCAGAGCGTTATATCTGATGCAGACCATCGAGGGTTTGGCTGGAGGATTGATCGGGGTTTTTATTCCGATTTATTTTCTGACTTTGGGCTATGGCCTTAGGGATGTTTTTTATTTTTTTATAGTCAATAACCTAGCGATTTTGGTCTTGTTTCTGGTTGCGGCAGCGTTCGCACATCGCTTCGGCTTCGCTAAGACGATCGGGCTCAGACTCTTGTTCTTATCCGCCAATCTGTTTTTGCTTTTTAATTTGAAAGCTTATCCGAACGCATTTTATCTGATTTCTCTTTTGAGTGCGGCGGAGATCGCCTTCTATTGGTTTCCTTTGCACGTCATTTTCGCCAAGGCGACAGATCACGATAAAGTCGATGAGCATGTGAGCAACTTGATGGCATTGCCAGCCTTAGCCAAGGCACTGCTGCCTTTTTTCGGGGCAACGATTACCGCCTTATTCGGCTTCAAAGCGCTCTTTGTCGTGGCAGGCGTCTTTTATATGGCATCAGCGGTGCCTCTGCTGTTTGTCGGACACATCCCGGTCGATGTCAAAATAAGCGGCGCGAAAATCATCGAATATGTCAAACGGTTCAAGAAATATTTTGCAATCGAGACTCTGCTGTCAGCTGTCGGTGAAGTGGAAGGGTATTTGTTGCCCATTTTCCTGTTTCTTCTTTTTAAGGACGTGATGGCGGTCGGAGCCGTAGCGACTTATCTCAGTCTTGGCTCGGCTCTTTTTACGATGATCATCGGCAAATACTCCAACCATGGCAATGGCAGGGCTTTTCTACGAGCCGGTGCGCTATCAATGGCCTTGGTTTGGCTGGCGCGTTTTACGGCTGAAACCCAGACCGCCTTTTATCTTTTGAGCGTTGTGGCCGGATTTTGCGGCGTCTTGATTTCAGTCCCGTTCTCTTCCATGATTTATCGTAACGCCAAGGATAGCCATGTCGAAGATTTCATCATTTTCCGCGAGCTGCCGATATCTTTAGGGCGTATTGCTCTGTACCTTTTAGCTTTGCTGATCGCCAGCAGCATCAAGTGGTCTTTCGTGGCTGCCGCTGTCGCTTATCTGGCTTTAATATTCATCTAA
- a CDS encoding peptide chain release factor 2: MENLLKKIEELRERLLELWRLLDIDRQIEHLHEAKLETGKPDFWNDREKAVAVGRQVEELERETGKWQELKTKITDLEQLTAEAEREGDVSMNEEIEGQYNDLKEQLAGFEFLVLFSGKYDQNNAIISVHAGTGGVDAQDWAEILERMFLRFAEKRGWQSEIIDYSPGNEAGIKSVSIQITGRWAYGYLRSESGVHRLVRISPFDGEGMRHTSFALVEVIPELAEQSDIVIRDEDLEVDTYRASGPGGQNVNKTESAIRIKHKPTGIVVSCQTERSQHQNRDNAMKILLGKLHQLQQAESDAEQSRLKGAAQKAEWGKQIRSYVMQPYQMVKDHRTNYEMTDIRAVLDGELAGFMEAYLRKSVDAN; this comes from the coding sequence ATGGAAAATCTATTGAAAAAAATTGAGGAACTGCGAGAGCGTCTTTTGGAGCTGTGGCGCCTTTTGGATATCGACCGGCAGATCGAACATCTGCACGAAGCGAAACTGGAGACCGGCAAGCCGGATTTTTGGAATGATAGGGAAAAGGCGGTTGCGGTAGGCAGGCAGGTGGAAGAGTTGGAACGCGAGACCGGAAAGTGGCAGGAGCTCAAGACTAAAATCACTGACTTGGAACAGTTGACGGCTGAGGCCGAAAGGGAAGGCGATGTCAGTATGAACGAGGAGATAGAAGGGCAATACAATGACCTCAAGGAGCAGCTGGCAGGTTTCGAGTTTTTGGTGCTATTTTCTGGAAAATATGACCAGAATAATGCCATTATCTCCGTCCATGCCGGCACCGGTGGCGTTGATGCCCAGGATTGGGCCGAAATCCTTGAGCGGATGTTCCTGCGCTTCGCGGAAAAGCGAGGGTGGCAGAGCGAGATCATCGATTATTCTCCGGGCAACGAAGCCGGCATCAAGAGCGTGTCCATCCAGATTACCGGCCGCTGGGCTTACGGTTATCTGCGGAGCGAGTCCGGCGTTCATCGCTTGGTGCGCATCTCACCGTTCGACGGCGAGGGTATGCGTCATACTTCATTTGCTTTGGTCGAAGTTATCCCTGAGTTGGCAGAGCAGAGCGACATCGTTATCCGTGATGAAGATTTGGAAGTCGACACATATCGCGCCTCCGGGCCGGGCGGACAGAATGTCAATAAGACCGAGAGCGCTATCCGCATCAAGCACAAGCCGACGGGCATCGTCGTTTCCTGTCAGACCGAACGCTCACAGCACCAGAATCGCGATAATGCGATGAAGATACTCTTGGGCAAACTGCATCAGCTGCAGCAAGCTGAATCGGACGCTGAACAATCAAGGCTCAAGGGTGCGGCCCAGAAAGCGGAGTGGGGCAAGCAGATCCGGTCTTACGTGATGCAGCCTTATCAGATGGTCAAGGACCACCGGACAAACTACGAGATGACCGATATCAGAGCCGTGTTAGACGGCGAGTTGGCCGGTTTTATGGAGGCCTATCTTAGAAAATCGGTCGACGCGAATTAG
- a CDS encoding ComEC/Rec2 family competence protein, whose protein sequence is MFRQQFGQIEPTPANLLLSASLVFVVGIAVFSYLPDWLASNEAIWLGVMSVVGVLASWLWARARCRYALAALFLLAFAGWRYSLTFPAGSEQSIWRYNEKRVVLTGTIGDEPVFSQKDQRLLIEVSYLLEPENKMVDGRVLAVTNLNPAFAYGNRVKLSCMLQTPRPIEDFAYDRYLAKDGVYSVCYQPLISVVGRSETSWLQRLRIQVFAVKDWARRQIGRALPEPQASLVKGMILGDQRGISREVQSDFSRSGLSHIVAISGMNMTILAALFVEFFLLAGLSRRPAVVIAGAALWLYTLLIGWPASAVRAVILSSLYLLAVFAGRLADLPRALALAAATMLLASPRMLRDDLGFSLSFLAFLGVAYFVPLFDRISWWPKSFLPKVRELIWLTLSAQILVWPLLAVTFGQVSLIAPLANLLVVWTLPLIMLIALVGLPLAAFWLPLGQGLLLLTGWLAGFDAAVARLMARPDWAVTNVSGLSGSAILSYYMFVAWLLFRLRKRMSAESENIL, encoded by the coding sequence ATGTTCAGGCAGCAGTTCGGCCAGATAGAGCCTACGCCAGCTAATTTACTCTTGTCTGCAAGCTTGGTTTTTGTGGTTGGCATCGCCGTTTTTTCATATTTACCGGATTGGCTCGCCAGCAATGAAGCCATCTGGCTGGGGGTGATGTCAGTTGTCGGAGTGCTTGCATCCTGGCTGTGGGCAAGAGCAAGGTGCCGTTATGCGCTAGCGGCGCTTTTTTTATTGGCTTTTGCCGGCTGGCGCTATTCTTTGACCTTCCCGGCGGGTAGCGAGCAATCCATATGGCGGTACAATGAGAAGAGGGTCGTATTGACGGGGACGATAGGTGACGAACCTGTCTTTAGCCAAAAAGACCAGCGCTTATTGATCGAGGTCTCATACTTGCTGGAACCAGAGAATAAAATGGTTGATGGGCGTGTTCTGGCCGTCACCAACCTGAATCCCGCCTTCGCTTATGGGAATAGAGTGAAACTGTCTTGTATGCTGCAGACGCCTCGGCCGATTGAGGATTTCGCTTATGACCGTTATCTGGCTAAGGACGGTGTTTACTCCGTCTGTTACCAGCCGCTGATCAGTGTGGTCGGACGGTCCGAGACGTCTTGGCTGCAGCGGTTGAGGATCCAGGTTTTTGCGGTCAAGGATTGGGCGCGGAGACAGATCGGACGCGCCTTGCCGGAGCCGCAAGCCAGTTTGGTTAAGGGCATGATTTTGGGTGACCAGCGAGGCATCAGCCGGGAAGTACAATCGGATTTCAGCCGCAGCGGCCTAAGTCATATCGTCGCCATTTCCGGCATGAACATGACCATACTGGCGGCCCTGTTCGTGGAGTTCTTCCTGCTGGCAGGGTTATCACGGCGTCCGGCAGTCGTTATCGCTGGAGCTGCGTTATGGTTATATACTCTGCTTATCGGCTGGCCAGCTTCGGCTGTGCGCGCCGTTATCTTGAGTTCGCTTTACCTTTTGGCAGTATTTGCTGGGAGGCTGGCTGACCTGCCTCGCGCCCTAGCCTTAGCCGCGGCTACGATGCTTTTGGCCAGTCCGCGGATGTTGCGGGATGATCTGGGATTTTCATTGAGCTTCTTGGCCTTTTTGGGGGTGGCATATTTTGTCCCTTTGTTCGATCGGATCAGTTGGTGGCCGAAAAGCTTTTTGCCCAAAGTCAGGGAGCTAATCTGGCTGACTTTGTCGGCGCAGATTTTGGTCTGGCCGCTTTTGGCAGTCACGTTCGGTCAGGTTTCGCTGATTGCTCCCCTGGCCAATCTCCTAGTCGTTTGGACCTTGCCGTTAATCATGCTAATCGCCCTTGTCGGGTTGCCGTTGGCGGCATTCTGGCTGCCCCTTGGACAAGGACTGCTGCTTTTGACCGGTTGGTTGGCCGGTTTTGATGCTGCCGTCGCGCGGCTCATGGCTCGGCCAGACTGGGCAGTAACAAACGTGAGCGGCCTGTCGGGTTCGGCCATATTATCATACTATATGTTCGTGGCGTGGTTGTTGTTTCGGCTGAGAAAACGGATGTCAGCAGAAAGCGAGAATATTTTGTGA
- a CDS encoding MBL fold metallo-hydrolase yields MKRRLIAIAVLAAVATGLFLLLVISDRPAQARVDFLDVGQGDATLLQAPSGQRILIDGGPDRAVLGELARVLPFWTKEIDLVIISHFHEDHIGGLLSVAQNYKVKEAVFDSWQAPSQKVQEVLSGFKAEGVGLAVNRGRKKIDLGPGCGLELAGANQAEKDDNHSLIARFDCAGKSWLFLGDAPIEEQARFREELPDWRAETVKISHHGSDDGLDEAWLEQLGAKAAVIEVGKGNKYHHPSRRVLKKLERLGLEIRRTDLDGRVSFAYGP; encoded by the coding sequence ATGAAGAGGCGGCTCATCGCGATCGCTGTTTTGGCAGCCGTTGCTACTGGATTATTTTTGCTGCTGGTAATATCTGATCGACCCGCACAGGCCAGGGTTGATTTTTTAGATGTCGGGCAGGGTGACGCGACGCTCTTGCAGGCGCCATCCGGCCAGCGCATCCTGATAGACGGCGGTCCGGATCGGGCGGTTTTAGGCGAATTGGCTCGGGTTTTGCCTTTCTGGACCAAAGAGATCGATTTGGTAATTATAAGTCATTTTCACGAGGATCATATCGGCGGACTTTTGTCGGTTGCGCAAAATTACAAAGTCAAAGAGGCAGTCTTCGATAGCTGGCAAGCACCAAGCCAGAAAGTCCAAGAGGTGCTGTCCGGGTTTAAGGCGGAGGGCGTCGGCTTGGCTGTGAACAGGGGGAGGAAAAAAATAGACTTGGGCCCTGGTTGCGGCTTGGAATTGGCCGGCGCAAACCAGGCGGAGAAGGATGATAATCATTCATTGATTGCCAGATTCGACTGCGCAGGCAAGAGCTGGCTTTTTTTGGGCGATGCACCAATCGAAGAGCAGGCACGATTCAGGGAGGAATTACCGGATTGGCGCGCAGAAACGGTCAAAATCAGCCACCATGGATCGGATGACGGGCTTGACGAAGCTTGGCTTGAGCAGCTCGGGGCCAAGGCGGCAGTAATCGAGGTCGGAAAGGGGAATAAGTATCATCATCCTAGCCGTCGGGTTTTGAAAAAACTGGAAAGGCTCGGCCTCGAGATTCGGCGGACAGATTTGGATGGTCGGGTTTCTTTCGCTTATGGCCCGTAA
- a CDS encoding response regulator: protein MPENKKTILVVEDDPVLSVMYKTKLEAEGYTIFTAANGVEALAEAKAEKPDLILLDIILPQLDGFSVLEELKDDTKTKKIPVIMLTNLGTDEDREKGQKLGAVDYLVKANYTPEQISSEIKKFL, encoded by the coding sequence ATGCCTGAGAACAAAAAGACCATTTTAGTCGTAGAGGATGACCCGGTTTTAAGCGTTATGTACAAGACCAAGCTCGAAGCCGAGGGTTACACGATATTCACGGCAGCTAATGGCGTCGAAGCCTTGGCCGAGGCCAAGGCGGAGAAGCCGGACTTGATCCTTTTGGATATAATCCTGCCGCAGTTAGACGGTTTTTCCGTTTTGGAGGAGCTAAAGGACGACACGAAGACTAAGAAGATTCCTGTAATCATGCTGACCAACCTCGGCACGGACGAAGACAGGGAAAAGGGCCAGAAGCTAGGCGCTGTCGACTATCTGGTCAAGGCCAATTATACTCCGGAGCAGATAAGTTCGGAAATCAAGAAATTTTTATAA
- a CDS encoding nucleoside-diphosphate kinase (catalyzes the formation of nucleoside triphosphate from ATP and nucleoside diphosphate) has translation MAHPRKEQTFVIIKPDGVQRSLIGDIIGRIERAGLKISGIKFVVPTAEQCWTHYNKDEVWFQAKGEKIYNQRKEAGLPLEKEAIEYGRDIIGQLVKFMTSGPVVTMVIEGNQAVANVTRLVGGTEPLTADIGTIRGDLTLDSYDLAGIDGRAVRNLIHCSDKPEEAQREIAIWFKPEEIVSYRLVAEQVLYDVNLDGILE, from the coding sequence ATGGCTCACCCAAGAAAAGAACAGACTTTTGTCATTATCAAGCCGGACGGAGTACAACGCTCTTTGATCGGTGACATCATCGGCCGTATCGAACGTGCCGGCCTGAAGATTTCCGGTATCAAATTTGTCGTGCCGACAGCAGAACAGTGCTGGACCCATTATAACAAGGATGAGGTCTGGTTTCAGGCCAAAGGAGAGAAAATTTACAATCAGCGCAAAGAGGCGGGGCTGCCGCTAGAGAAGGAAGCAATCGAATATGGACGCGACATTATCGGCCAGCTGGTTAAATTCATGACTTCCGGACCGGTCGTAACCATGGTCATTGAGGGCAATCAGGCCGTGGCCAATGTTACCCGCTTGGTCGGAGGCACCGAGCCGCTTACGGCCGATATCGGCACTATCCGCGGCGACCTGACTTTGGATTCTTACGATTTGGCCGGTATCGATGGCCGCGCTGTGCGGAATCTGATCCACTGCTCGGACAAGCCGGAAGAAGCGCAGCGTGAAATCGCCATCTGGTTCAAGCCAGAGGAAATAGTTTCATATCGTCTCGTGGCTGAACAGGTCCTTTACGACGTTAATTTGGACGGGATTTTAGAGTAA
- a CDS encoding 2-isopropylmalate synthase gives MTTTEKQDKPQIIIFDTTLRDGEQSPGNSMNIEEKLRVAKQLQKLNVDVIEAGFPIASEGDFEAVRRIAQSIKGPQIAGLCRSSDKDIDRAWEALKPAGEKGRIHTFIATSDIHMHYKLKMEPQAVLEAAIKAVTRAKSYTPNVEFSCEDAVRTKLPFLAQVVEAVIAAGATTVNIPDTVGYTIPFEYYNIIKYLNDNVPNISQAVISVHCHNDLGLSVANSIAAVMAGARQVECTINGIGERAGNCSLEEFVMALRTRHDILPYVCQVDTTQITSSSRLLTTITGINVQPNKAVVGANAFAHESGIHQHGMLMHESTYEIMTPESVGLKANALVLGKHSGRHAFKKRLIELGYDLSEENLNKAFAKFKTLADLKKEVFDEDLDALVTEEVFRSDEKYKLGHITVTCGSFQVATATVQMEIDGEVVRTAELGDGPVDATLKAIKKLAKTKVSLLDYNVGSITKGTDAQGEVTVKIVNGDGRAITGRGSSTDIIEASAKAFINALNRQHSRNAVPVTVMNSPE, from the coding sequence ATGACCACGACAGAGAAGCAGGATAAGCCGCAGATCATCATTTTCGACACCACCCTTCGCGACGGCGAGCAGTCACCGGGCAACTCGATGAACATCGAAGAGAAGCTCCGGGTCGCCAAGCAGCTCCAGAAGCTGAACGTCGACGTCATCGAAGCAGGGTTCCCGATCGCATCCGAAGGCGACTTCGAAGCGGTCAGGCGCATCGCCCAGTCGATCAAGGGTCCGCAGATCGCCGGCTTGTGCCGATCAAGCGACAAGGACATCGACCGCGCTTGGGAGGCTTTGAAGCCTGCCGGCGAAAAAGGCCGTATCCACACCTTCATCGCCACTTCCGACATCCACATGCACTACAAGCTGAAGATGGAGCCGCAGGCGGTCCTGGAGGCGGCAATCAAAGCCGTCACGCGCGCCAAGTCGTACACCCCGAATGTCGAATTTTCCTGTGAGGACGCAGTCCGCACCAAATTGCCGTTCCTGGCCCAGGTGGTCGAAGCGGTAATCGCAGCCGGCGCCACGACCGTCAACATCCCTGATACGGTCGGCTACACCATCCCGTTCGAGTATTACAACATCATCAAGTACCTGAATGACAATGTGCCGAACATCAGCCAGGCCGTCATCTCGGTCCACTGCCACAACGACTTGGGACTGTCGGTCGCCAACTCCATTGCGGCTGTCATGGCCGGAGCCAGGCAGGTCGAGTGTACCATCAACGGCATCGGCGAGCGCGCAGGCAACTGCTCGCTCGAGGAATTCGTCATGGCGCTCCGGACGCGGCATGATATACTGCCTTACGTCTGCCAGGTCGACACCACGCAGATCACTTCCTCCAGCCGTCTGCTGACCACCATCACCGGCATCAACGTCCAACCTAACAAGGCGGTTGTTGGCGCCAACGCCTTCGCCCACGAAAGCGGGATCCATCAGCACGGCATGCTGATGCATGAATCGACCTACGAGATCATGACTCCCGAGTCGGTCGGGCTCAAGGCCAACGCCTTGGTCCTGGGCAAACATTCCGGCCGTCACGCTTTCAAGAAGCGGCTGATTGAGCTCGGCTATGATCTGTCCGAAGAGAACCTGAACAAGGCTTTTGCCAAGTTCAAGACTCTGGCCGATCTCAAGAAGGAGGTATTCGACGAGGATCTCGACGCGCTGGTAACGGAAGAAGTCTTCCGGTCTGACGAGAAATACAAGCTCGGCCACATCACGGTCACTTGCGGCTCGTTCCAGGTCGCGACGGCTACAGTCCAGATGGAAATCGACGGCGAAGTCGTCAGGACAGCCGAATTGGGCGATGGTCCGGTCGACGCCACCCTTAAGGCCATCAAGAAGCTGGCCAAAACCAAGGTCAGCCTGCTCGACTACAACGTCGGTTCCATCACCAAAGGCACTGATGCCCAGGGCGAGGTGACGGTCAAGATCGTCAACGGCGATGGCCGCGCCATCACTGGACGCGGCTCCTCGACCGATATCATCGAAGCTTCGGCTAAAGCCTTCATCAATGCCCTGAACCGGCAGCATTCCAGGAACGCCGTGCCTGTAACCGTAATGAACTCGCCCGAATAG
- a CDS encoding M20/M25/M40 family metallo-hydrolase: MKNFKEPCQELFLSLVAIDSPAGHEQAVSDFITKKLKSFGITAKTDAYGNIIAKIPGQGAPLMLCAHMDTVEPGRGIEAKIKGDLITSLGDNILGADDKAGIAEIMAAVEYLTRNKVTHRPLEIVFTREEEIGSYGAKNLDYKSLKAKEALVLDRSGGATIIVIAAPFITDLVIDIQGKAAHAGHPEKGIDAIKIAALAIGQARLGRIDEETTANIGVIRGGEIRNGVPERVSILAEVRSHVRSKMNKEVNSIKKIFEKEAKRGQAKISIKATVECDGYKYPLSDPLVKSLGQLWQSLGEVPSFEKVGGASDANELVKHGIKAVTIGYGGMDPHTSRESIRVSDMAKITDLLVRFVLK, translated from the coding sequence ATGAAAAACTTCAAAGAACCATGCCAGGAACTTTTTTTATCCCTGGTGGCGATCGACAGTCCGGCCGGCCATGAACAGGCGGTCAGCGATTTCATTACCAAGAAGCTGAAAAGTTTTGGCATTACCGCCAAAACTGATGCTTACGGCAACATCATCGCCAAAATCCCTGGACAAGGAGCCCCCCTGATGCTTTGCGCCCACATGGACACCGTCGAGCCAGGGCGAGGCATCGAAGCTAAAATCAAAGGTGACCTCATCACCAGTCTCGGAGACAATATCCTGGGGGCCGACGACAAGGCCGGCATCGCGGAAATCATGGCGGCCGTGGAATATCTGACCAGGAACAAGGTGACTCACCGCCCCCTGGAAATCGTCTTTACCCGCGAAGAGGAAATCGGATCTTATGGCGCCAAGAACCTTGATTATAAGTCGCTCAAGGCCAAGGAAGCCTTGGTGCTTGACCGCAGCGGAGGCGCCACGATTATCGTCATAGCTGCGCCCTTCATTACCGATCTCGTTATCGATATCCAGGGTAAAGCGGCTCATGCCGGCCACCCGGAAAAAGGTATCGATGCCATCAAGATTGCCGCTTTGGCCATCGGCCAAGCACGCCTAGGGCGGATTGATGAGGAAACGACCGCTAACATCGGCGTGATCCGCGGTGGTGAAATCCGCAATGGCGTGCCGGAGCGAGTTTCTATCCTCGCCGAAGTCCGGAGCCACGTCAGATCCAAGATGAATAAAGAAGTGAACTCTATCAAGAAAATATTTGAAAAAGAAGCCAAGCGCGGCCAGGCCAAGATCAGTATCAAGGCTACTGTCGAGTGCGACGGATATAAATACCCTCTAAGCGATCCCCTAGTCAAAAGCCTGGGTCAGCTTTGGCAGAGTCTTGGCGAGGTCCCGTCTTTTGAAAAGGTCGGTGGCGCCAGCGATGCCAACGAACTGGTCAAGCACGGCATCAAGGCTGTCACAATCGGTTACGGCGGCATGGACCCGCATACCTCGAGGGAAAGCATCCGTGTGAGCGACATGGCCAAGATAACTGACTTGCTGGTCAGATTCGTATTGAAATAA
- a CDS encoding FAD-dependent oxidoreductase, whose protein sequence is MESTEGKKFKVAVLGGGISGAATFYTLAKYTDVGSICLVEKCPQLGQINSRGSNNSQTLHFGDIETNYSLEKARVTKAASEMVVAYLLSLGNDGRGIYEVSQKMALAVGEKEVAALAERHERFKELFPDSRLIGREEIAKLEPEIVNGRKADETLAACYTDKGYTVDFGKLAESLVNEGCKAGQMTELFLGAKVTNIKKTPSGYVITTDKARIEAEAVVVAMCSHSLMFAKSLGYGREFAILPVGGNFYTSNRQTLKGKVYTMQSGKLPFAAVHGDPNLGDSVHTRFGPTANIMPFLERNSLRTFTDFLSSSADSYSSLRALLKVVFEPTLFTFLCRSLVYELPYFGPRAFAKLAKKIIPGLTYADFKNGKTKAGIRPQLIDIQNRKLMMGEIGITGENIIFNITPSPGATSCLKNAAKNVEQIIGFFDGSHKFDKARLETDLSLSKN, encoded by the coding sequence ATGGAATCAACGGAAGGAAAAAAATTCAAGGTGGCGGTTCTGGGCGGCGGAATCTCCGGCGCAGCTACCTTCTACACCCTAGCCAAGTACACCGACGTCGGCTCGATCTGCTTGGTTGAAAAATGTCCGCAGCTCGGGCAGATCAATTCCCGCGGCAGCAACAACAGCCAGACCCTCCACTTCGGCGATATCGAGACCAATTACTCTTTGGAAAAAGCCCGCGTCACTAAAGCCGCTTCGGAAATGGTCGTGGCCTATCTTCTGTCTTTGGGAAATGACGGCCGCGGCATCTATGAGGTGTCGCAAAAGATGGCTTTGGCAGTAGGTGAAAAGGAGGTGGCCGCTTTGGCTGAGCGCCACGAGCGCTTCAAAGAGCTGTTCCCCGATTCCCGCCTGATCGGCCGTGAAGAAATCGCCAAGCTTGAACCGGAAATCGTCAACGGACGCAAAGCCGATGAAACTCTTGCCGCCTGCTATACCGACAAGGGCTACACGGTCGATTTCGGCAAATTGGCCGAATCACTTGTTAATGAAGGCTGCAAAGCCGGCCAGATGACCGAACTTTTCTTAGGCGCCAAGGTAACCAACATCAAAAAAACCCCCAGCGGCTATGTCATTACAACGGACAAGGCGCGCATCGAAGCCGAGGCTGTCGTGGTCGCTATGTGCTCGCACAGCCTGATGTTCGCTAAGTCGCTCGGATACGGCCGTGAATTCGCCATCTTGCCCGTCGGCGGCAATTTTTACACCTCCAACCGGCAGACCCTCAAGGGCAAGGTCTACACCATGCAATCAGGTAAGCTGCCCTTCGCCGCCGTGCACGGCGACCCGAATCTTGGCGACTCCGTCCATACCCGTTTCGGCCCGACGGCCAACATTATGCCTTTCCTCGAGCGTAACAGCCTCAGAACCTTCACCGACTTCCTGAGCTCGTCTGCTGACAGCTACTCTTCGCTGCGCGCTTTGCTCAAGGTCGTCTTCGAGCCGACCCTCTTCACTTTTCTTTGCCGCAGCCTCGTCTATGAATTGCCCTATTTCGGGCCGCGCGCTTTCGCCAAGCTGGCCAAAAAAATAATTCCCGGCCTGACTTATGCCGACTTCAAAAACGGGAAAACCAAGGCTGGAATCAGGCCGCAGCTTATCGATATCCAGAACCGGAAACTGATGATGGGCGAAATCGGGATAACCGGAGAAAACATCATCTTCAACATTACGCCGTCACCCGGCGCCACCTCCTGCCTCAAGAACGCGGCCAAGAATGTCGAACAGATCATCGGCTTTTTCGATGGCAGCCATAAATTCGATAAAGCAAGACTGGAAACGGATTTGTCGCTATCCAAAAACTAA